The Lactuca sativa cultivar Salinas chromosome 2, Lsat_Salinas_v11, whole genome shotgun sequence genome includes a window with the following:
- the LOC111892131 gene encoding uncharacterized protein LOC111892131 — MFRSVSSSRVSDDTYYSIYSHSPTSKAVSPALRALALEANELPQYESSSPFSTPSKKDKLGRLRFSEKAVHLIPLVLLLCALVLWFFSNPDIHMPINKELIDTKIKGKTVGQEVATTRLENSLQRKYTEAHKLTTTLGSL, encoded by the exons atgttcagaTCGGTGAGCAGCAGCAGAGTCTCCGATGATACCTACTATAGCATCTACAGTCATTCGCCGACGTCAAAGGCGGTGTCACCGGCGCTCAGAGCATTGGCTTTGGAAGCCAACGAATTGCCGCAGTACGAATCCTCTTCGCCATTCTCCACACCCTCTAAGAAAGATAAATTAGGGCGTCTTCGATTCTCGGAGAAAGCCGTTCATCTTATCCCTCTCGTCCTCCTCTTATGCGCTCTCGTTCTCTGGTTTTTTTCAAATCCAG ACATTCATATGCCGATAAATAAGGAATTGATTGAtacaaaaataaaaggaaaaactgTTGGACAAGAAGTTGCTACAACTCGATTGGAAAATTCACTCCAACGCAAGTACACGGAAGCTCATAAACTAACCACGACTTTAGGAAGCCTTTAG
- the LOC111892130 gene encoding RNA polymerase sigma factor sigA → MMATTAVIGLTAGKRILCSSSYYSDVNEKLSCSSNLGFTYVPTTNLISSKKSPNYTHSITRSRDTSPVRALKEHVDTTVAPPITDKWVQGFDHLDEEVSEHDLPVDALLLLHKSLLEKQWTLSTDAPTKDKSSRKVHVTGSGVSARRRRINAQNKKPTVNEDGGIGNKQLRSIISPELVQNCQKGYLKGMKNETLLTHSEVVALSEKIKIGLHLEEEKSRLKERLGSEPSEKQLAASLKISRVELQAKQIECSLAREKLALSNVGLVMSVALKYKHMGADMSDLIQGGLIGLLRGIEKYDSSRGHKISTYVYWWIRQGVTRTFFENSRTLRLPTHLHERLGAIRNAKAKLERKGITPSIDKIAETLNMSRKKVTNATEAVCKVFSLDKEAFPSLNGLPGETLHSYIADDCPENDPWHGVDEGALKDEVRNLIKMTLGEREREIIHLYYGLDNEYLTWEDISRRKGLSRERVRQVGLVALEKLKHAARNTKLAAMLVNH, encoded by the exons ATGATGGCTACAACTGCAGTTATCGGACTAACAGCAGGAAAAAGAATCTTGTGTTCATCATCTTACTACTCTGATGTGAATGAAAAGCTATCCTGCAGTAGCAATCTGGGGTTCACATATGTCCCCACTACAAATTTGATCTCTTCAAAGAAGTCCCCCAACTATACCCATAGTATTACACGCAGTCGAGATACATCTCCTGTGAGAGCTTTGAAGGAACATGTAGATACTACTGTAGCTCCTCCAATTACAGACAAATGGGTTCAGGGGTTTGATCATCTGGATGAGGAAGTCTCTGAGCATGATCTCCCAGTTGATGCCCTACTCTTATTACACAAATCTTTGCTGGAAAAACAGTGGACCCTTTCAACTGATGCTCCAACAAAAGATAAAAGCAGCAGAAAGGTACATGTGACTGGTTCAGGGGTATCTGCTCGAAGGCgtagaataaatgctcaaaacaAAAAACCAACTGTAAATGAAGATGGTGGAATTGGAAACAAACAGTTGAGATCCATAATCAGTCCAGAACTTGTTCAAAACTGTCAGAAAGGGTATCTTAAAGGTATGAAGAATGAGACCTTGCTCACTCACTCAGAGGTGGTTGCTCTATCAGAGAAGATCAAAATCGGTCTACACTTAGAGGAAGAGAAGTCAAG ACTGAAAGAAAGATTAGGATCTGAACCTTCGGAGAAGCAACTAGCAGCTTCCTTAAAGATATCCCGAGTTGAGTTGCAAGCCAAACAGATTGAGTGCAGTTTAGCAAGAGAGAAGCTGGCATTGAGCAATGTTGGTCTGGTGATGTCTGTTGCACTAAAATATAAACACATGGGAGCCGATATGTCTGACCTAATTCAG GGAGGTCTAATTGGACTACTGAGAGGGATAGAGAAGTATGATTCATCTAGGGGACACAAGATTTCTACATATGTCTATTGGTGGATACGCCAG GGTGTGACAAGAACATTCTTTGAAAATTCAAGAACCCTAAGATTGCCTACTCACTTGCATGAAAGACTTGGTGCAATCCGAAATGCCAAGGCCAAATTAGAGCGAAAGGGAATCACCCCATCAATAGAT AAAATTGCGGAGACACTGAATATGTCTAGAAAAAAAGTTACAAACGCCACTGAG GCAGTTTGTAAAGTGTTCTCACTCGATAAAGAAGCTTTCCCTTCTTTAAACGGACTTCCTGGAGAAACTCTTCACAGt TACATAGCAGACGATTGCCCTGAAAACGACCCGTGGCATGGAGTAGACGAGGGCGCTCTCAAG GATGAAGTAAGAAATCTAATTAAAATGACACTAGGGGAAAGGGAAAGAGAGATTATCCATCTTTACTATGGTTTGGACAATGAGTATCTTACTTGGGAGGATATCAGTCGAAG GAAGGGATTGTCGAGGGAAAGAGTGAGGCAGGTTGGCCTTGTTGCATTGGAGAAATTAAAACATGCTGCAAGAAATACGAAACTGGCTGCAATGCTGGTCAACCATTAA